Genomic DNA from Niallia circulans:
GCAACAGCTGATGCTGCATAATCTGCATTTATATTTAGCTTAATGCCATCTTCTGTTATTCCCAGCGGAGTTAACACAGGAATATAACCTTCCTCTAATAAGCGAATGATAAGCTTACTATTAACTTCCTCTACCCTGCCGACATACCCAAGGTTTTCTTCATCAATGATACTTGCCTGCAAGCAGTTATCATCTGTTCCGTTAATTCCAACTGCATAAAGGTCATTTTTCCTTAATAAATCAACTAGCTTCCTGTTTGTTTTGCCTGACAAAACCATCTCGACGACGGCAAGTGCTTCTTCCGTCGTTTTTCGTAACCCGTTGTGAAACTCTGCCTTTACGGATAATAAATTAAGCATTTCATTTATATCAGGTCCGCCCCCGTGAACAAAAATTACCTGGAAGCCGTCGTGCTGCAGTTTTTTTATACTGGAAAAGAACCCTTCGGAAAGCTGGTTAAGCACACTTCCCCCACATTTTATAAGTATTGTCTTCATTCTCTTAAGACACCCCTATGTTCTATAGCTTGCATTGATTTTTACATAATCATAGGACAAATCGCAGCCCCATGCTGTTCCACTCTCGTTGCCGTTATGCAAATCAACATGAACTTGGATATAATCTTTATTTAAATATGCAATTGCGTCATCTTCTGAAAATACTTGTGGTTCACTGTTTTTCAACATCGTGATCGGACCGATTGCAATATCAACAGACCCTGGATTCACATTTGTATTTGTTTGCCCGATTGCGGTAATGATTCTTCCCCAGTTAGCATCTGAGCCGTACATAGCTGTTTTCACAAGATTAGAACCGACAATCTGTTTTGAAATGATTCTTGCTTCTTCCTCTGTTTTACAGCCCTTCACATTCACTTCAATTAGTTTCGTAGCTCCTTCACCATCTTTGGCAATTTGCTTTGCAAGACTCTCACATGCCACAGACAGCAATTCTACAAAAACAGGATAGTCGGGATGCTCTAATGTTAGCTCTTCATTTTCAGCATAACCGTTAGCTAAAACAAGGACTGTATCATTTGTAGAAGTATCTCCGTCAACAGTTATCTGGTTGAAGGATGTTGGAATAACTGTGCTTAAAGCCTTTTGCAAAACATCTGATGAAATATTCGCATCTGTTGTCAGAAAGCCGAGCATTGTTGCCATATTCGGATGGATCATGCCAGATCCCTTTGCAGCACCGCCAATGGTAACTGTCTTTCCTCCGATTTCAGCAGTGAAGCAGCATTTTTTCATCACTAGATCTGTCGTTAAAATAGCCTCTTGAAAACTGTCTGCATCTGTCTTTTCATTACCAAAAACAAGCTGATTGATTCCTGCTTCAATCTTATCCATTTTCAGGAACTCTCCAATTACTCCTGTTGAGGAAACAGCTATATATTCCTGTTTTGTTTCAAGATGTTCAGCCAGTAATTTTCTCATTTGATAAGCGTCCTGTAAGCCTTGTTCTCCCGTACAGGCATTTGCACATGCACTGTTAACAACGACTGCTTGGATGAGATTTTCTGCCTTAATGGAAGCCTGTGTCACCTTAAGCGGTGCAGCTTGGAAATGACTCATTGTGTAAACTGCTGCACAGCTTGCAGGCACCTCACTAACAATTGCACCTAAATCCTTTTTATTGTAGCGCAGTCCTGCGTGTAAGCCTGCTGCCTTAAAACCTGCTGGTGAAACAATGCTGCCATCTGGAACTTCTTTTATTTGAGAGGTTTGCTCCCCTT
This window encodes:
- the argB gene encoding acetylglutamate kinase, which codes for MKTILIKCGGSVLNQLSEGFFSSIKKLQHDGFQVIFVHGGGPDINEMLNLLSVKAEFHNGLRKTTEEALAVVEMVLSGKTNRKLVDLLRKNDLYAVGINGTDDNCLQASIIDEENLGYVGRVEEVNSKLIIRLLEEGYIPVLTPLGITEDGIKLNINADYAASAVAKSLKVEQCLFVTDVDGIMIDGEVASLIGKEEVLQYIEEGQITGGMVPKVTSALAAIDSGLNSAMIVSGKKEFYSAEIWNGTKIVANERLCK
- the argJ gene encoding bifunctional ornithine acetyltransferase/N-acetylglutamate synthase, which translates into the protein MQVVSKGEQTSQIKEVPDGSIVSPAGFKAAGLHAGLRYNKKDLGAIVSEVPASCAAVYTMSHFQAAPLKVTQASIKAENLIQAVVVNSACANACTGEQGLQDAYQMRKLLAEHLETKQEYIAVSSTGVIGEFLKMDKIEAGINQLVFGNEKTDADSFQEAILTTDLVMKKCCFTAEIGGKTVTIGGAAKGSGMIHPNMATMLGFLTTDANISSDVLQKALSTVIPTSFNQITVDGDTSTNDTVLVLANGYAENEELTLEHPDYPVFVELLSVACESLAKQIAKDGEGATKLIEVNVKGCKTEEEARIISKQIVGSNLVKTAMYGSDANWGRIITAIGQTNTNVNPGSVDIAIGPITMLKNSEPQVFSEDDAIAYLNKDYIQVHVDLHNGNESGTAWGCDLSYDYVKINASYRT